Proteins from a genomic interval of Marmoricola sp. OAE513:
- a CDS encoding LuxR C-terminal-related transcriptional regulator has product MPTRIEAEALRRARDWPAVYDAYRDLEERTASVVEHQAEAAWWLGRMDESIRLYQDAYRGYLESGERQHAARTAVHLSIHTRLVGEAAQSAGWVGTAHRLLAEEPEGPCHGYAMYLDTAGLTGTDLDAAWESARRMQEIGGTHGDPTLVALGVYFEGRVRIKQARVAEGLALLDEAMVAALSDGPGPLWTGAIYCGLMDACNELRDLRRASEWTEATRRWSHPLPLASVYPGICRVHRAQVLQSRGDWDKAEEEALGACVDMVGIDVFAVADAYYEVGEVRRMRGDHAGAEQAYHQAHDYGRDPQPGMALLRLAQGRVDDASSSIKISLTPGNGSRLDQAPRHVAQVDIALAADDLDLAEASAAEVLEVAEMFDSDGLRAEGHRCHGALLLARGRAVEALAPLRMAFNEWKQLEVPYETGRTRLHLAEAYRALGDNDAAEREAAAAQACFDALGVVAPTCDDAAPAGLTAREVEVIRLLAGGMSNKEIAEALFLSPKTVARHLSNIFVKTGSATRSAATAFAYDHGLVGRSTHS; this is encoded by the coding sequence TTGCCCACCCGCATCGAAGCCGAGGCACTCCGCCGCGCCCGAGACTGGCCCGCGGTGTACGACGCCTACCGCGACCTCGAGGAGCGCACGGCATCGGTCGTCGAGCACCAGGCCGAGGCGGCGTGGTGGCTGGGGCGGATGGACGAGTCGATCCGGCTCTACCAGGACGCCTACCGCGGGTACCTCGAGTCCGGGGAGCGCCAGCACGCCGCCCGTACGGCCGTGCACCTCTCGATCCACACCCGCCTGGTCGGCGAGGCCGCGCAGAGCGCCGGCTGGGTCGGCACCGCGCACCGGCTGCTCGCCGAGGAGCCCGAGGGCCCGTGCCACGGCTACGCCATGTACCTGGACACAGCCGGCCTGACCGGCACCGACCTGGACGCCGCGTGGGAGTCGGCACGCCGGATGCAGGAGATCGGCGGCACCCACGGCGACCCCACCCTCGTCGCTCTCGGCGTCTACTTCGAGGGTCGCGTCCGGATCAAGCAGGCCCGCGTCGCCGAGGGTCTCGCGCTGCTCGACGAGGCCATGGTCGCGGCGCTGTCCGACGGCCCCGGACCGCTGTGGACCGGAGCGATCTACTGCGGCCTGATGGACGCGTGCAACGAGCTGCGTGACCTGCGCCGTGCGTCGGAGTGGACCGAGGCCACCCGTCGCTGGTCGCACCCGCTGCCGCTGGCCTCGGTGTACCCGGGCATCTGCCGGGTGCACCGCGCGCAGGTGCTGCAGAGCCGCGGCGACTGGGACAAGGCCGAGGAGGAAGCCCTCGGGGCCTGCGTCGACATGGTCGGCATCGACGTCTTCGCGGTGGCCGACGCGTACTACGAGGTCGGTGAGGTCCGCCGGATGCGGGGGGACCACGCGGGTGCCGAGCAGGCCTACCACCAGGCCCACGACTACGGCCGCGACCCGCAGCCGGGGATGGCGCTGCTCCGTCTTGCGCAGGGTCGAGTCGACGACGCGTCGAGCTCGATCAAGATCTCGCTGACACCCGGCAACGGCAGCCGCCTGGACCAGGCACCGCGCCATGTCGCCCAGGTCGACATCGCGCTGGCCGCCGACGACCTCGACCTCGCGGAGGCCTCGGCGGCCGAGGTCCTCGAGGTCGCGGAGATGTTCGACAGCGACGGCTTGCGCGCCGAGGGTCACCGCTGCCACGGGGCCCTCCTGCTCGCGCGCGGCCGGGCGGTCGAGGCGCTCGCGCCGCTGCGGATGGCCTTCAACGAGTGGAAGCAGCTCGAGGTCCCCTACGAGACGGGCCGCACCCGGCTGCACCTCGCCGAGGCCTACCGTGCGCTCGGTGACAACGACGCCGCCGAGCGCGAGGCCGCCGCGGCGCAGGCGTGCTTCGACGCGCTCGGCGTGGTCGCTCCGACCTGCGACGACGCCGCACCTGCCGGTCTGACCGCACGCGAGGTCGAAGTCATCCGGCTGCTCGCCGGTGGGATGAGCAACAAGGAGATCGCCGAGGCGCTCTTCCTCAGCCCCAAGACGGTCGCCCGGCACCTCTCGAACATCTTTGTGAAGACCGGCAGCGCCACCCGCTCGGCCGCGACGGCGTTCGCCTACGACCACGGGCTCGTGGGTCGTTCTACCCACAGCTGA
- a CDS encoding nickel-binding protein, translated as MPKFVIERELPGAGQLSQDELHAIAVKSNSVLADMGGRAQWLQSFVTDDKIYCVYVGDDADAVREHARVGGFPANVVSQVAGTIDPTTGE; from the coding sequence ATGCCGAAGTTCGTGATCGAACGTGAACTGCCCGGTGCCGGCCAGCTGTCCCAGGACGAGCTGCACGCCATCGCCGTCAAGTCGAACTCTGTCCTCGCCGACATGGGCGGCCGCGCCCAGTGGCTGCAGAGCTTCGTCACCGACGACAAGATCTACTGCGTCTACGTCGGCGACGACGCCGACGCGGTCCGCGAGCACGCCCGCGTCGGTGGCTTTCCCGCCAACGTCGTGAGCCAGGTCGCGGGAACGATCGACCCGACGACCGGAGAGTGA
- a CDS encoding VOC family protein — MTVTVDELLVADAPEAWSVAGFTVDGDLCRVGTVRIRLVGRERGLGLVGWSLRGVPEGTADLDGVPTTASSHPPSVAEEHANGVTQIDHVVLLSPDLPRTVAVLEGLGVRARRERDGELGGTAIRQVFFRLGEVILEVIGAPDSAATGPASLWGVTYVVADLDATVELLGKSTSRVKDAVQPGRRITTLRHRDFDMSVRTALITP; from the coding sequence ATGACCGTCACCGTCGACGAGCTGCTCGTCGCGGACGCTCCTGAGGCCTGGTCGGTCGCCGGTTTCACCGTCGACGGCGACCTGTGCCGTGTCGGGACCGTGCGGATCCGGCTCGTCGGCCGGGAGCGCGGGCTGGGTCTGGTCGGCTGGTCGCTGCGCGGGGTGCCCGAGGGGACCGCCGACCTGGACGGCGTACCGACCACGGCGTCGTCGCACCCGCCCTCGGTTGCCGAGGAGCACGCGAACGGCGTCACCCAGATCGACCACGTGGTGCTGCTCTCGCCCGACCTGCCGCGCACGGTCGCCGTGCTCGAAGGGCTCGGCGTCCGCGCCCGCCGCGAGCGCGACGGCGAGCTCGGCGGCACGGCGATCCGCCAGGTGTTCTTCCGGCTCGGCGAGGTGATCCTCGAGGTCATCGGTGCTCCGGACTCGGCCGCCACCGGACCGGCCAGCCTGTGGGGCGTGACCTACGTCGTCGCCGACCTCGACGCCACCGTCGAGCTCCTCGGGAAGTCGACCTCGCGGGTCAAGGATGCCGTTCAGCCCGGCCGCCGGATCACCACGCTGCGCCACCGGGACTTCGATATGTCGGTGCGTACCGCTTTGATCACCCCATGA
- a CDS encoding zinc-dependent alcohol dehydrogenase yields the protein MKAVTWQGVRDMRVEEVPDPGIVEPTDAVIRVTTTGLCGSDLHLYEPLAPFMTPGDIVGYEPMGIVEEVGTGVRDLKVGDRVVVPFNVSCGSCWTCDQGLHSQCETTQNRDQGTGASLLGYSKLYGAVPGGQAEYLRVQFADFLPIKVPDGPSDDRFVYLSDVLPTAYQAVRYAELPQDGVLLVMGAGPIGDMAARIALHEGHRVIVADLVPERLERVRARGAETIDITEVDDLGEEVRSRTSGRGADSVIDAVGMEAHGNPVAEKAIKAVGLLPDAAARKLMTTAGIDRLAALHDSIDAVRRGGTVSLVGVYGGATDPMPMLQLFDKQIQLRMGQANVRRWSDDLLPLVTDDADPLGTETFATHRLPLADAPEAYAKFRAKEDGMVKVVFTP from the coding sequence ATGAAGGCAGTGACCTGGCAAGGTGTGCGCGACATGAGGGTCGAGGAGGTCCCCGACCCGGGCATCGTCGAACCGACCGACGCCGTCATCCGCGTCACCACCACGGGGCTCTGCGGGTCCGACCTGCACCTCTACGAACCCCTGGCCCCCTTCATGACGCCGGGTGACATCGTCGGCTACGAGCCGATGGGGATCGTCGAGGAGGTGGGCACCGGCGTCCGCGACCTCAAGGTGGGCGACAGGGTCGTCGTTCCGTTCAACGTCAGCTGCGGCAGCTGCTGGACCTGCGACCAGGGCCTGCACAGCCAGTGCGAGACGACCCAGAACCGCGACCAGGGGACGGGTGCCAGCCTGCTGGGCTACAGCAAGCTCTACGGCGCGGTGCCCGGCGGACAGGCGGAGTACCTGCGGGTGCAGTTCGCCGACTTCCTCCCGATCAAGGTCCCCGACGGCCCCTCCGACGACCGGTTCGTCTACCTCTCCGACGTGCTGCCGACCGCCTACCAGGCCGTCCGGTACGCCGAGCTGCCGCAGGACGGGGTCCTGCTGGTGATGGGCGCCGGCCCGATCGGTGACATGGCGGCGCGGATCGCCCTGCACGAGGGACACCGGGTGATCGTCGCCGACCTCGTGCCCGAGCGGCTCGAGCGGGTGCGGGCGCGGGGAGCCGAGACGATCGACATCACCGAGGTCGACGACCTCGGCGAGGAGGTCCGGTCCCGGACCTCGGGACGCGGCGCCGACTCCGTCATCGACGCGGTGGGCATGGAGGCCCACGGCAACCCGGTGGCCGAGAAGGCGATCAAGGCGGTCGGTCTGCTGCCCGACGCAGCCGCGCGCAAGCTGATGACCACGGCGGGCATCGACCGGCTGGCCGCTCTGCACGACTCCATCGACGCCGTACGCCGCGGAGGCACCGTGTCGTTGGTGGGTGTCTACGGAGGCGCCACCGATCCGATGCCGATGCTGCAGCTGTTCGACAAGCAGATCCAGCTGCGGATGGGCCAGGCGAACGTCCGGCGCTGGAGCGACGACCTGCTGCCGCTGGTGACCGACGACGCCGACCCGCTGGGGACCGAGACGTTCGCGACCCACCGGTTGCCGCTCGCGGACGCGCCCGAGGCCTACGCGAAGTTCCGGGCCAAGGAGGACGGCATGGTGAAGGTGGTCTTCACCCCCTGA
- a CDS encoding nicotinamide-nucleotide amidohydrolase family protein, with protein sequence MSDREGRQAGEVAELALSRELTLGVAESLTGGRLAAALASAEDAATWFRGGVVAYVPAVKFEVLGVEPGPVNTASCAQQMARGCLDVLGCDLSLAVTGVGGPGPDEGVPAGTVFLAVAGRDAGVEVVERHFEGEPADVVEQTVSAGLELLVRRLGPRAPGT encoded by the coding sequence ATGAGTGATCGGGAGGGGCGGCAGGCGGGCGAGGTCGCCGAACTCGCCCTGAGCCGGGAGCTGACCCTCGGGGTCGCGGAGTCGTTGACCGGAGGACGGCTCGCCGCGGCCCTGGCGTCGGCGGAGGACGCCGCGACCTGGTTCCGCGGCGGCGTCGTCGCGTACGTGCCCGCGGTGAAGTTCGAGGTCCTCGGCGTCGAGCCCGGCCCGGTCAACACGGCCTCCTGCGCGCAGCAGATGGCTCGCGGGTGCCTCGACGTGCTCGGCTGCGACCTCTCCCTCGCGGTCACGGGCGTCGGCGGACCGGGCCCTGACGAAGGGGTCCCCGCCGGCACCGTGTTCCTCGCGGTCGCTGGCAGGGACGCCGGCGTCGAGGTCGTCGAGCGCCACTTCGAGGGCGAACCGGCCGACGTGGTCGAGCAAACGGTGAGCGCGGGACTCGAGCTCCTCGTCCGACGGTTGGGGCCGAGGGCCCCGGGTACCTGA
- a CDS encoding ANTAR domain-containing protein: MLDPSITHALDTIAQDLKRSRDVSEVLTSIVASARESMSDIDHVGISLSHRDGHVETLARTDDLVLELDQLQQEVGEGPHRDAVAGSVPAQHVRVDNARHEQRWPRYIPRAVQLGLRSQLGFGLVVGQDTTGSLNLYSTSVDRISEESGALAQLFATHAALALGWVRTEQSLTAALETRSLIGQATGIMMERYDLGTDHAFDYLVRVSQTSNTKMRELAAQLVAEFDTRKAE; this comes from the coding sequence ATGCTCGACCCCTCCATCACGCACGCCCTGGACACCATCGCCCAGGACCTCAAGCGCTCCCGTGACGTCTCCGAGGTGCTCACCTCGATCGTCGCCTCCGCGCGGGAATCCATGTCGGACATCGACCACGTCGGCATCTCCCTCAGCCACCGCGACGGGCACGTCGAGACACTGGCCCGGACCGACGACCTCGTCCTGGAGCTCGACCAGCTGCAGCAGGAGGTCGGTGAAGGACCGCACCGCGATGCCGTTGCGGGCAGCGTCCCGGCGCAGCACGTCCGCGTCGACAACGCCCGGCACGAGCAGCGCTGGCCTCGGTACATCCCTCGAGCCGTCCAGCTGGGTCTGCGGTCGCAGCTCGGCTTCGGACTGGTGGTCGGGCAGGACACCACGGGCAGCCTCAACCTGTACTCGACGAGCGTGGACCGGATCAGCGAGGAGAGCGGCGCCCTGGCCCAGCTGTTCGCCACCCACGCGGCGCTCGCCCTGGGTTGGGTGCGCACCGAGCAGAGCCTCACCGCCGCCCTGGAGACCCGCTCCCTGATCGGCCAGGCCACCGGGATCATGATGGAGCGCTACGACCTCGGTACCGATCATGCCTTCGACTACCTCGTCCGGGTCTCGCAGACGAGCAACACCAAGATGCGCGAGCTCGCGGCTCAGCTCGTGGCGGAGTTCGACACCCGCAAGGCGGAGTGA
- a CDS encoding STAS domain-containing protein has protein sequence MNHPPHIIRTELEGRVVLAPVGEFDISSVDMLRATFVEATSETTNQVVLDLSGTTFLDSMALGTMLGVSRRVTAWGGWVRVVAPRPNVRKVLRLTGLDKVFALYDTVDQALTHQVTSQVRADAASQEKSTASA, from the coding sequence ATGAACCACCCCCCGCACATCATCCGGACCGAGCTCGAGGGCCGCGTCGTCCTGGCGCCCGTCGGCGAGTTCGACATCTCCAGCGTCGACATGCTCCGCGCGACCTTCGTCGAGGCCACCAGCGAGACCACCAACCAGGTCGTGCTCGACCTCTCCGGCACCACGTTCCTCGACTCGATGGCCCTGGGCACCATGCTCGGCGTCTCCCGGCGGGTGACCGCCTGGGGCGGTTGGGTCCGCGTCGTCGCGCCGCGCCCGAACGTCCGCAAGGTGCTCCGGCTGACCGGGCTCGACAAGGTGTTCGCGCTCTACGACACCGTCGACCAGGCGCTGACGCACCAGGTCACCTCCCAGGTGCGCGCGGATGCCGCATCGCAGGAGAAGAGCACTGCTTCGGCGTGA
- a CDS encoding FAD-dependent oxidoreductase: protein MDSYWQHAAPSTVPRHDPLPEEADAVVLGGGLTGLTTALLLARAGRSVVLLEARRIGDVTTGRTTGKVSLLQGTKLSRMLRTTSEHVTRAYVEGTTEGRDWLARFCVDHDVPLEERDAVTFAATEEERSAAEAEHQACQRLGIDTRWHPSPDLGIPSYGATVLRDQYQIDPAPVLAALLAELTRHGGVVRENDRVVSVSKVGRPVVRTADGIEVRADDVVLATGTPVLDRGLYFAKLEPRRSYVLMYDGTDLPPGMLLSAGDPSFSVRDVPGADGPDSVRKALLMVGGNGHTVGRTRSERRHLDGLRAWATSRYPGGVETHAWSAQDYSSHDGIPYVGALPRGLGRIHLATGYDKWGLTNGVAAALRITGEILGDQPSWATPMARRITRPRAAATIVSTNLKVGLALAAGLVSAESRSTPRAPAEGEGAVGRSGLNPVPVATSTVDGRTCSVSGLCTHLGGVLKWNDAEQSWDCPLHGSRFSPDGSVLEGPATTPLAAR from the coding sequence ATGGACTCGTACTGGCAGCACGCAGCACCCTCGACCGTTCCCCGGCACGACCCCCTTCCCGAGGAGGCTGACGCCGTCGTCCTCGGCGGCGGCCTCACCGGGCTGACGACGGCGCTGCTCCTCGCCCGCGCGGGGAGGAGCGTCGTCCTGCTCGAAGCCCGCCGGATCGGCGACGTCACGACCGGGCGGACGACCGGCAAGGTCTCGCTGCTCCAAGGGACCAAGCTCTCCCGGATGCTGCGCACCACCTCCGAGCACGTGACTCGCGCGTACGTCGAGGGCACCACCGAGGGGCGCGACTGGCTGGCCCGGTTCTGCGTCGACCACGACGTCCCGCTGGAGGAGCGGGACGCGGTCACCTTCGCCGCGACCGAGGAGGAGCGGTCCGCCGCGGAGGCGGAGCACCAGGCGTGCCAGCGCCTGGGCATCGACACGCGCTGGCACCCCTCGCCCGACCTCGGCATCCCGTCGTACGGCGCGACGGTGCTGCGTGACCAGTACCAGATCGACCCCGCCCCGGTCCTCGCCGCCCTGCTGGCCGAGCTGACGCGGCACGGCGGGGTCGTGCGCGAGAACGACCGGGTCGTGTCGGTCTCCAAGGTCGGACGCCCCGTCGTCCGCACCGCGGACGGCATCGAGGTGCGGGCCGACGACGTCGTCCTCGCCACCGGCACCCCGGTGCTCGACCGGGGCCTGTACTTCGCCAAGCTGGAGCCGCGTCGCTCGTACGTGCTGATGTACGACGGGACCGACCTCCCGCCGGGGATGCTCCTGTCCGCCGGCGATCCGTCGTTCTCGGTACGCGACGTCCCGGGCGCGGACGGGCCGGACTCCGTTAGGAAGGCGCTGCTCATGGTGGGCGGCAACGGGCACACGGTGGGACGGACCAGGTCCGAACGTCGTCACCTCGACGGGCTGCGCGCGTGGGCGACGTCGCGGTACCCGGGAGGGGTCGAGACGCACGCGTGGTCCGCGCAGGACTACTCCTCCCACGACGGCATTCCCTACGTCGGGGCGCTGCCGCGCGGGCTCGGGAGGATCCACCTCGCGACCGGCTACGACAAGTGGGGCCTCACGAACGGTGTCGCGGCGGCACTCCGGATCACCGGGGAGATCCTGGGCGACCAGCCCTCCTGGGCCACACCGATGGCCCGACGGATCACCCGGCCCCGAGCAGCGGCGACGATCGTCTCGACCAACCTCAAGGTGGGTCTGGCCCTCGCCGCCGGTCTGGTCTCGGCAGAGTCGCGGTCGACGCCGCGGGCACCCGCGGAAGGAGAGGGTGCCGTCGGTCGGTCGGGGCTCAATCCGGTCCCGGTCGCGACCTCGACCGTGGACGGCAGGACCTGCTCGGTCTCCGGGCTCTGCACCCACCTGGGCGGTGTCCTGAAGTGGAACGACGCCGAGCAGTCGTGGGACTGCCCCCTGCACGGTTCACGGTTCTCCCCCGACGGGTCAGTCCTGGAGGGCCCCGCCACCACCCCGCTGGCGGCACGATGA
- a CDS encoding GAF domain-containing protein, with translation MTPHFRAPMRSRRDDVDRYAGVERGLALGLCGVGGRLEVVPPEVGAAVLATEHQYGEHQAQLLGRFIRVPEGAVVWTRAEDQRTYRGILEGPWSYDADPAAYEVDLVHVRPCTWTQVTGKQVPAAVHRAFGRGGRNFQRITALSDG, from the coding sequence ATGACGCCGCACTTCCGCGCACCGATGCGGTCCCGCCGCGACGACGTCGACCGGTACGCCGGCGTGGAGCGCGGTCTGGCGCTGGGGCTCTGCGGCGTCGGCGGCCGCCTCGAGGTCGTGCCACCAGAAGTCGGCGCCGCGGTCCTCGCGACCGAGCACCAGTACGGCGAGCACCAGGCGCAGCTGCTCGGGCGCTTCATCCGCGTGCCCGAGGGTGCTGTGGTGTGGACCCGGGCCGAGGACCAGCGGACCTACCGCGGGATCCTCGAGGGGCCGTGGTCCTACGACGCCGACCCCGCGGCGTACGAAGTGGACCTGGTGCACGTGCGCCCGTGCACCTGGACGCAGGTAACGGGCAAGCAGGTCCCGGCAGCGGTGCACCGCGCCTTCGGCCGGGGCGGGCGCAACTTCCAGCGGATCACCGCGCTGTCCGACGGCTGA
- a CDS encoding alpha/beta fold hydrolase → MSTAKLVPVKKPSKQPVNPDGIVIVVHGGASRRGQMMVSPTQLSVLRMIPLARRLARAGKGRLAVYRLLNSYRGWDTHHTPVHDIEWAISRVAELHGVDVPVALVGHSLGGRAAILAARLPAVRSVVALAAFVYPADADGLGLRDRWILFVHGVRDRIAPVQRAEALAQRLARTNEVGFLAIRRGKHAMLAEHGTFERAASDFVTSTLLGTSPGTRSGSLVARILGGESYVRT, encoded by the coding sequence GTGAGCACAGCGAAGCTGGTCCCGGTGAAGAAGCCGAGCAAGCAACCGGTCAACCCCGACGGCATCGTGATCGTCGTGCACGGCGGCGCGAGTCGGCGTGGGCAGATGATGGTCAGCCCGACGCAGCTGTCGGTCCTGCGGATGATCCCCCTCGCGCGGCGTCTCGCCCGCGCGGGCAAGGGTCGGTTGGCGGTGTACCGGCTGCTGAACTCCTACCGCGGGTGGGACACCCACCACACGCCGGTCCACGACATCGAGTGGGCGATCTCGCGGGTGGCCGAGCTCCACGGCGTGGATGTCCCGGTCGCGCTGGTCGGGCACTCGCTGGGTGGCAGGGCCGCGATCCTGGCGGCCCGGCTCCCGGCCGTGCGCAGCGTCGTCGCCCTGGCCGCGTTCGTCTACCCGGCGGACGCCGACGGTCTCGGTCTGCGCGACCGATGGATCCTCTTCGTGCACGGCGTGCGTGACCGGATCGCCCCGGTGCAGCGCGCCGAGGCGCTGGCGCAGCGGCTCGCGCGCACGAACGAGGTCGGGTTCCTCGCGATCCGCCGGGGCAAGCACGCCATGCTCGCCGAGCACGGCACCTTCGAGCGGGCAGCGTCCGACTTCGTCACGAGCACCCTGCTGGGCACTTCTCCCGGCACCCGTTCGGGGTCGCTGGTCGCAAGGATCCTCGGTGGGGAGTCCTACGTCCGGACGTGA
- a CDS encoding DUF72 domain-containing protein codes for MSNQGRIRIGISGWQYPRWRGDFYPVGLPHVRELTYAAERFSSVELNGSFYSLQRASSYRRWHDATPEDFVFAVKGGRYVTHLKRLRDVETALANFFASGVLHLGRKLGPFLWQLPERVTYDADVLDAFLAQLPSTAGGVAALAARHDAKVADPFFEPADPSMPVRHAVEVRHPSFKTPGFYDLLHARGVSCVLADSAGRWPALDVVTAPFEYVRLHGHTELYTSRYADRTLEQWADRCRSAASAGRDVYVYFDNDAHGHAPHDAMRLADALGVLAAGYPD; via the coding sequence GTGAGCAACCAGGGCAGGATCCGGATCGGCATCTCGGGGTGGCAGTACCCGCGGTGGCGGGGTGACTTCTACCCCGTCGGCCTCCCCCATGTCCGCGAGCTCACCTACGCCGCCGAGCGCTTCAGCAGCGTGGAGCTCAACGGCTCGTTCTACTCCCTCCAGCGGGCTTCGTCGTACCGGCGCTGGCACGACGCCACGCCCGAGGACTTCGTCTTCGCCGTCAAGGGCGGGCGCTACGTGACGCACCTGAAGCGGCTGAGGGATGTCGAGACGGCGCTCGCGAACTTCTTCGCCTCGGGTGTCCTGCACCTGGGTCGCAAGCTCGGACCGTTCCTGTGGCAGCTCCCCGAGCGGGTCACGTACGACGCCGACGTGCTCGACGCGTTCCTGGCACAGCTGCCGTCGACGGCAGGCGGGGTGGCGGCGCTGGCGGCACGGCACGACGCCAAGGTCGCCGACCCGTTCTTCGAGCCTGCGGACCCCTCGATGCCGGTCCGGCACGCGGTGGAGGTCCGGCACCCGAGCTTCAAGACCCCCGGGTTCTACGACCTCCTGCACGCCCGCGGCGTCAGCTGCGTGCTCGCCGACAGCGCTGGTCGCTGGCCCGCGCTCGACGTCGTCACCGCGCCGTTCGAGTACGTCCGCCTGCACGGCCACACCGAGCTCTACACGAGCCGGTACGCCGACCGGACGCTCGAGCAGTGGGCAGACCGCTGTCGGTCCGCCGCCTCCGCCGGCCGCGACGTGTACGTGTACTTCGACAACGACGCGCACGGCCACGCGCCGCACGACGCGATGCGCCTCGCGGACGCGCTTGGTGTGCTGGCTGCTGGGTACCCGGACTGA
- a CDS encoding cation:proton antiporter, producing the protein MNADLVYVVAGVGLLLTIVLPTLLHRWALSAPMVLIVVGMTLGLSPLPDGLPLDPTANRSAIEHVTELTVIVSLMGVGLALDRPLGLNRGSWRSWGSTWRLLAIAMPLTIGAVFALGTALGLGAAAALLLGSVLAPTDPVLASDVQVAGPQTEDDREVEETDELRFALTSEAGLNDGLAFPFVYAAVFIALGTTSPSAWFEWVGFYAVGKVVLGVAVGVATGKLLATIAFRSASRSLRVAERGESLTALAALVLAYGVAEVAQGYGFLAVFACAMTFRSAERTHDYHAAMHEVTERLERLLTLFLLLVLGIAVSRGLLEHLDWRGVAIGLSLILVIRPLAGVLALRRDPRLDRGQRWAVAFFGVRGIGSIYYLAYAAGEAPRLGSDWMWSTVAFTIIVSVAVHGVLAVPLLRRVGALEP; encoded by the coding sequence GTGAACGCCGATCTCGTCTACGTCGTTGCCGGCGTCGGCTTGCTGCTGACGATCGTGCTGCCGACCCTCCTGCACCGGTGGGCCCTGTCAGCGCCGATGGTGCTGATCGTCGTCGGGATGACGCTCGGTCTCAGCCCGCTCCCCGACGGGTTGCCGTTGGACCCGACGGCCAACCGATCCGCGATCGAGCACGTCACCGAGCTCACCGTCATCGTGTCCCTGATGGGGGTGGGACTGGCACTGGACCGCCCGCTGGGCCTGAACCGCGGTTCCTGGCGCAGCTGGGGCTCGACGTGGAGGCTGCTCGCCATCGCGATGCCGCTCACGATCGGCGCGGTCTTCGCCCTGGGCACGGCACTCGGACTGGGAGCCGCGGCGGCTCTGCTCCTCGGCTCCGTCCTGGCACCCACGGACCCGGTCCTGGCCTCCGACGTCCAGGTCGCCGGACCGCAGACGGAGGACGACCGCGAGGTCGAGGAGACCGATGAGCTGAGGTTCGCGCTGACCAGCGAAGCCGGGCTGAACGACGGCCTTGCCTTCCCCTTCGTCTACGCGGCCGTCTTCATCGCTCTGGGCACGACCTCGCCGTCCGCGTGGTTCGAGTGGGTCGGGTTCTACGCGGTCGGCAAGGTCGTTCTCGGTGTCGCCGTCGGCGTCGCCACCGGCAAGCTGCTCGCGACCATCGCCTTCCGGTCGGCCAGTCGTTCCCTCCGGGTCGCGGAGCGCGGCGAGTCGCTGACGGCGCTGGCAGCCCTGGTCCTCGCCTACGGCGTCGCCGAGGTCGCCCAGGGCTACGGGTTCCTCGCCGTCTTCGCCTGCGCCATGACCTTCCGGTCCGCGGAGAGGACCCACGACTACCACGCGGCGATGCACGAGGTGACCGAGCGACTGGAACGACTGCTGACGCTCTTCCTCCTGCTGGTCCTGGGCATCGCGGTGAGCCGCGGCCTGCTGGAGCACCTCGACTGGCGGGGGGTCGCGATCGGTCTCTCCCTGATCCTGGTCATCCGACCGCTGGCCGGCGTCCTCGCCCTCCGCCGCGACCCCCGCCTGGACCGGGGCCAGCGCTGGGCGGTGGCCTTCTTCGGCGTACGCGGCATCGGGTCGATCTACTACCTGGCGTACGCCGCCGGGGAGGCTCCCCGGCTCGGCTCGGACTGGATGTGGTCCACGGTGGCCTTCACGATCATCGTCTCGGTCGCCGTCCACGGAGTACTCGCCGTACCGCTCCTGCGCCGCGTGGGAGCCCTGGAGCCCTGA